A window of Candidatus Marinimicrobia bacterium CG08_land_8_20_14_0_20_45_22 genomic DNA:
CAACATTAACTTCCTCGGCTTCCGCTTCAAAAGTCAGGATGATGCGATGCCGCAGAATATCCCAAACGACATCGCGGATGTCTTCGGGCGTCACGTAGCCGCGCCCCTGAATGAACGCTTTCGCTTTTCCAGCCATTGCAAGGAAGATGGAAGCACGCGGCGATGCGCCGTAATGAATCAGCGCAGAAAGATCGGTCAGTTTGTACGCCTGCGGTTCGCGCGTCGCAAAAACTATGTCGAGAATATATCGGTGAATTTTTTCGTCGATATAAATGTCGTTGACGGTTTTACGGGCGCGTTTTAAGTCATCGGGCAAGATGACAGGATTGACGGCGATCTCTCCGTTCGTCGTCGCCATTCGCTTCATAATTTCCAATTCTTCTTCTTTACTTGGATATGAAATGACGACTTTCAGCATAAACCGATCAACCTGCGCTTCCGGCAACGGATAAGTGCCTTCCTGCTCGATCGGATTCTGCGTCGCCAGAACGAGAAATGGATCGTCGAGCCGATGCGTATTTTCACCGATAGTAACCTGCCGTTCCTGCATCGCTTCGAGAAGCGCCGATTGGACTTTGGCGGGCGAGCGGTTGATTTCGTCGGCAAGAATAATATTGCTGAAAATCGGTCCTTTTTTCGTCTCAAAAGCGCCCGATTTTTGATTGTAAATCATCGTTCCAATCAAATCGGCTGGCAACAGATCGGGAGTAAATTGGATTCTCCGAAAAGAAGTATGAATTATTTTGGCCAGCGTGCTGACGGTCAGGGATTTTGCCAGGCCGGGAACGCCTTCCAGCAAAATATGCCCGTTACAGAGCATCCCGATAATGAGCCGATCAATCATGTGGTTTTGGCCAACGATCACTTTGCCGATTTCTTGCCGGATTCCGGAAATGAATGAACTTTCCTGCCGGATTCTTTCGTTCATCTCA
This region includes:
- a CDS encoding ATPase produces the protein MSFNLTEMNERIRQESSFISGIRQEIGKVIVGQNHMIDRLIIGMLCNGHILLEGVPGLAKSLTVSTLAKIIHTSFRRIQFTPDLLPADLIGTMIYNQKSGAFETKKGPIFSNIILADEINRSPAKVQSALLEAMQERQVTIGENTHRLDDPFLVLATQNPIEQEGTYPLPEAQVDRFMLKVVISYPSKEEELEIMKRMATTNGEIAVNPVILPDDLKRARKTVNDIYIDEKIHRYILDIVFATREPQAYKLTDLSALIHYGASPRASIFLAMAGKAKAFIQGRGYVTPEDIRDVVWDILRHRIILTFEAEAEEVNVENVIQRIIDTVEVP